One window of the Benincasa hispida cultivar B227 chromosome 3, ASM972705v1, whole genome shotgun sequence genome contains the following:
- the LOC120074733 gene encoding BTB/POZ domain-containing protein At3g49900 encodes MQHLRGITWPPLIHTPSSTSTLIFNGNGCEKRITNNQMKDQTSSKMKETEEFTVWQNLRAVDTIYEEDYEFSSSSSSLSPPLSPPPPQHLHSRVHQWSNVTGFKTDVCIRVDGQCFHLHKDPLASKSPYLKRQLATAADVTVSPPLKITPKTFTLVADFCYGAPIVITPFNVAALRTAAELLEMSEMENNTDDENLVYVTEKYFRRVVAVNRDYASVVFRSCLELLPEAETMAFLGSRCLEAWSLEDESDNGDITCFEDFKCLEVENFMVLASSLNRRFKCHDLIYKIALLYLKGHGRKITEDQKVLICNFIDCDKLSPKLLLHAVQNPVMPLRFVVRAMLIEQLNTRNSIISSTTSAATTKPPPPRPIPKDPLTLGAILQRDAAARESAKLKAAMHATNSRIRTLESQLSSMKKKLQESEKQRSLSEDAGRGRSASFHYGVEKSNSNNSKVVARGQRGSTSSSVFRLSADFKTEYLKFGGGCKPFSDRGSLSNHDGDRKSGRSSSIGQRLINGIKNVFRVSSLGETESKVQSRDDEEEGEDLYEEEEDDDGDDDIVVMRRNQLYVK; translated from the exons ATGCAGCATTTAAGAGGAATCACATGGCCGCCATTAATACACACACCCTCCTCCACCTCCACCCTCATATTTAATGGTAATGGCTGTGAGAAGAGAATTACGAACAACCAAATGAAAGACCAGACCTCCAGCAAAATGAAAGAAACAGAGGAGTTTACCGTTTGGCAAAATCTTCGCGCCGTCGATACCATTTATGAAGAAGATTATGAGTTttcctcctcctcttcttctctctctccgCCACTCTCTCCGCCGCCTCCTCAGCATCTCCATTCTCGAGTTCACCAATG GTCTAATGTAACTGGATTTAAGACAGATGTTTGTATTCGAGTTGATGGGCAGTGTTTTCATCTCCACAAG GATCCTCTGGCATCCAAATCCCCGTATTTAAAGCGACAATTGGCCACTGCAGCGGACGTAACGGTCAGCCCACCGCTCAAAATAACGCCCAAAACATTCACTCTAGTGGCCGATTTTTGCTACGGAGCCCCAATCGTTATAACGCCGTTCAACGTCGCGGCATTAAGAACGGCCGCGGAGTTGCTCGAAATGTCGGAGATGGAAAATAATACCGACGACGAAAATTTGGTGTATGTAACCGAAAAATACTTCCGGCGGGTTGTAGCCGTTAACCGGGATTACGCGTCGGTGGTGTTCCGGTCGTGCTTAGAGTTGCTGCCGGAGGCCGAAACGATGGCGTTTCTGGGTAGTAGATGCCTTGAAGCGTGGAGTTTGGAAGATGAGAGTGATAATGGCGATATTACTTGCTTTGAAGATTTCAAATGTTTGGAAGTAGAGAATTTTATGGTATTGGCTTCGTCATTGAACCGCAGGTTTAAATGCCACGACTTAATCTACAAAATCGCTCTTCTATATCTCAAA GGACATGGAAGGAAAATCACAGAAGACCAAAAGGTATTAATATGCAATTTCATAGACTGCGACAAGCTATCCCCCAAACTACTCTTACACGCGGTTCAAAACCCAGTAATGCCGCTCAGATTCGTTGTCCGAGCCATGCTAATCGAACAACTCAACACTCGTAACTCCATTATCAGCAGTACTACCTCTGCTGCCACCACCAAACCCCCACCGCCGCGTCCAATTCCCAAGGACCCCCTCACGCTCGGCGCAATTCTCCAGCGCGATGCCGCGGCTCGCGAGTCCGCCAAGTTGAAGGCCGCTATGCACGCCACAAACTCTCGCATACGAACCCTCGAATCCCAACTCTCATCGATGAAGAAGAAGCTGCAAGAGTCTGAGAAACAGAGGAGTTTGTCCGAGGACGCTGGCCGTGGCCGTTCCGCTAGCTTTCATTACGGCGTGGAGAAGAGCAATAGTAATAATAGTAAGGTCGTCGCTAGAGGCCAACGTGGGTCAACTTCCTCCTCTGTTTTTCGACTGAGTGCTGATTTCAAGACAGAGTATTTGAAGTTTGGCGGTGGTTGCAAGCCGTTTTCTGATCGTGGGTCGTTGTCGAATCATGATGGGGATAGGAAATCTGGGAGAAGTAGTAGTATTGGGCAGAGATTGATAAATGGAATTAAGAATGTGTTTCGGGTGTCGAGTTTAGGAGAAACAGAGAGTAAAGTTCAGAGCAGAGATGATGAAGAGGAAGGGGAAGATttgtatgaagaagaggaagatgatGATGGGGATGACGATATTGTTGTAATGAGAAGAAATCAGCTTTATGTTAAGTAG